A single region of the Schizosaccharomyces osmophilus chromosome 3, complete sequence genome encodes:
- the brc1 gene encoding BRCT domain protein Brc1: MQAAENDTLNGLFKSVVAVLDADDLNIKRLFLQNGGNILNYPYNWKLATHVIGNDFDSSVVQEGARRSLRLVKTNWIEDCIEKNALLDYAPYSSNPYLIFKGICATTCEIDPFLASFIDDSLEVLGGKFTPVLIKSITHVFSIDGEGPKCRKVKEKENVEIKVIHPRWILECLIQGRCIDQKHYLFPSLSFSQKPKNTLNDHSLFRNVFHKKKIFFSSDLNLPTVANQAIRKFAVNLGADIAESTRDCDVFIGFQRETDEFRIAIVQNSTIATVSWLLNSFVLGSWKDPLLDALHFPLPSKKFLKGQTIALTNYTGKARTYLEKLIVASGASYTKNLKPTNSVLIAASSYGQKFGAAKVWKIPSAHHMWLFSSFKSLSSEPYSDFPVPLDESYMDFLLPCKLESKIDSEVKVAEGSSHNDDQILVNQDIEKNMDYEPPEAIEDRMNKEKEGDKQGNHNNETHEDSSLSPGSPLMSKDVQLDDDLPSINGPVMAKSFSNNNIASTENIQMNNEEDHPRLILDNITQNMNLEHKKADTQMSDETTNLSTQNQHESTSTPLLTPSVIIPSLKGVSNLAEDPQALSRHNSPSYSVIPDSTQAENIASSAPSTQERSRSKRKSASMALSMLQNVVMPDVVAFEREKRLKKHVDMTVPEKPGSQTMTNTNLHERRYVIITGYETKPSSDYLKKSNINITSNPSKCTHLVAPRILRTAKFLCAIPNGPQVVTMEWLQDSIKQRHPSAEDKYLLKDEEKEKEIGCSIQDSLKRAREKGPTLLENYVIYLTSKTVAPGNVSAVTSIVKSNGGACSTISNFNKRLTKHLENGNIIVITCQEDRHIWENFLSSIETYQNTFLQNYDWLMKTILRQELDASEKVASEFSQ; this comes from the exons ATGCAAGCTGCAGAAAATGATACTTTAAATGGTTTATTTAAGTCGGTGGTTGCCGTTTTAGATGCAGATGATTTAAATATT aaaagattgtttcttcaaaatggtggtaatattttgaattatCCCTATAATTGGAAATTGGCTACGCACGTTATAGGAAACGATTTCGATTCTTCAGTTGTCCAAGAAGGCGCTCGAAGGTCGCTTCGACTAGTCAAG ACTAACTGGATTGAGGATTGCATCGAGAAAAATGCGTTGTTGGATTATGCGCCTTACAGCAGCAATCCATACCTAATTTTCAAGGGGATTTGTGCTACCACATGTGAAATAGATCCATTCTTGgcttcttttattgatgATTCATTGGAAGTTTTAGGGGGAAAGTTCACACCGGTATTAATAAAGTCTATAACGCATGTGTTTTCTATTGATGGAGAGGGTCCGAAATGTCGAAAagttaaagaaaaggaaaatgttgaaataaaagttaTTCATCCAAGGTGGATCTTAGAATGTTTGATTCAAGGGAGATGCATTGACCAGAAGCACTATTTATTTCCCAGTCTCTCTTTTTCACAGAAACCGAAAAATACTCTCAATGACCATTCTTTATTTCGAAACGtatttcacaaaaaaaagattttcttttccagcGATTTGAATCTTCCTACGGTAGCCAACCAGGCTATCCGTAAATTTGCTGTTAATTTAGGAGCTGATATAGCTGAGTCGACTCGGGATTGTGATGTTTTTATAGGATTTCAAAGAGAAACAGATGAATTCAGGATCGCTATCGTACAAAATTCTACTATAGCTACGGTCAGTTGGCTACTGAATAGTTTTGTATTAGGATCTTGGAAGGATCCCCTACTGGATGCGCTTCATTTCCCTTTACCTTCGAAGAAATTTCTAAAAGGACAAACGATTGCTTTGACAAATTATACTGGAAAAGCTCGAACGTATTTAGAAAAGTTAATTGTAGCTTCGGGGGCGTCATATACGAAAAATCTAAAACCCACCAATTCAGTGTTGATAGCTGCTTCTTCATATGGGCAAAAATTTGGTGCTGCCAAGGTTTGGAAAATTCCATCGGCCCATCATATGTGGCTATTTTCGTCATTCAAAAGTCTTTCATCTGAACCGTATTCTGATTTTCCTGTTCCTCTCGATGAATCATATATGgattttttgcttccatGTAAATTAGAATCAAAGATTGATTCGGAAGTGAAGGTTGCTGAAGGATCTTCCCATAATGATGATCAAATTTTGGTAAACCAAGATATAGAGAAAAATATGGATTATGAGCCGCCAGAAGCAATCGAAGACAGAATGAATAAGGAGAAAGAGGGCGATAAGCAGGGAAATCATAACAATGAAACTCATGAAGATTCTAGTCTATCGCCAGGAAGTCCATTAATGTCCAAAGACGTTCAACTAGATGACGACTTACCGAGTATAAATGGTCCCGTTATGGCAAAATCATTCTCTAACAACAATATTGCATCAACCgaaaatattcaaatgaATAATGAAGAGGACCATCCGAGGTTAATTTTAGACAATATTACACAGAATATGAATCTGGAGCATAAAAAAGCGGATACCCAAATGTCAGATGAAACGACGAATCTAAGTACCCAAAATCAGCATGAATCCACATCTACACCTTTATTAACTCCTTCAGTTATTATTCCTTCGTTAAAAGGCGTTTCTAATTTAGCGGAAGATCCCCAAGCACTTTCAAGACATAACTCTCCATCATATTCGGTAATCCCTGATTCAACTCAAGCAGAAAATATTGCCAGTAGTGCTCCCTCAACACAAGAACGTTCAAGAAGTAAGAGGAAATCGGCTTCTATGGCACTTTCCATGTTGCAGAATGTTGTAATGCCAGATGTGGTGGCATTCGAACGggaaaaaagattaaaaaAACACGTTGACATGACCGTTCCAGAAAAGCCAGGATCTCAAACCATGACCAATACCAATTTACATGAACGACGATATGTTATTATAACTGGTTATGAAACGAAGCCTAGTTCTGATTATCTAAAGAAGAGTAATATAAATATTACATCGAATCCAAGCAAATGCACTCATTTAGTTGCTCCTAGGATTTTGCGTACGGCAAAGTTTTTATGTGCTATACCGAATGGGCCTCAAGTGGTAACCATGGAATGGCTTCAAGATAGCATCAAGCAACGACATCCTTCTGCAGAAGACAAATATCTTTTAAAAGAcgaggaaaaagaaaaagagattgGCTGCTCCATTCAGGATTCTTTGAAGCGAGCTAGGGAAAAAGGGCCAActcttttagaaaattatGTGATATATTTGACATCCAAAACAGTCGCTCCAGGAAATGTTTCTGCTGTTACAAGTATAGTGAAATCAAACGGAGGAGCCTGTTCTACTATTAGTAACTTCAACAAGCGCTTAACAAAGCACTTGGAAAACGGAAATATAATCGTCATTACTTGTCAAGAAGATAGACATATATGGGAAAACTTTTTATCCTCCATCGAAACTTACCAAAATAcattccttcaaaattaCGATTGGCTTATGAAAACGATATTGAGACAGGAGTTGGATGCTTCAGAAAAAGTCGCCAGTGAATTTTCTCAataa
- the rpl2501 gene encoding 60S ribosomal protein L25, whose amino-acid sequence MSVAKAKGAQKTVQKGVHNKVAKKVRTSTTFRRPKTLQLPRKPKYARKSVAHAPRLDEFKIILNPLNSESAMKKIEDDNTLVFIVHMRSNKHTIKDAVRKLYDVEAVNINTLIRPNGTKKAFVKLSADADALDVANRIGFL is encoded by the exons ATGAGCGTTGCTAAAGCTAAAGGAGCACAGAAGACCGTTCAAAAGGGAGTCCACAACAAGGTTGCCAAGAAGGTTCGTACTTCTACCACCTTCCGTCG cCCCAAGACTCTTCAACTTCCTCGTAAGCCCAAGTACGCTCGTAAGAGTGTTGCTCATGCCCCTCGTCTTGATGAGTTCAAGATCATCCTCAACCCTCTCAACAGTGAATCTGCtatgaagaagattgaGGACGACAACACTCTCGTCTTCATTGTACACATGAGATCCAATAAGCACACCATTAAGGACGCTGTTCGTAAGCTTTACGACGTTGAAGCCGTCAACATCAACACTTTGATCCGTCCCAACGGTACCAAGAAGGCTTTCGTCAAGCTTTCCGCTGATGCCGATGCTCTTGACGTTGCTAACCGCATTGGTTTCCTTTAA
- the dsh1 gene encoding RNAi protein, Dsh1 codes for MANYKASRDVSEESRNSEMKSDAGNFRQECILSSFEDISDLLRFFQKFSFEIRKIERRTLSKFEHDQASGRLFLNNEDKLRARVALDFLQSLMDVKRQSHVGKRASKSSTEHKKKVYNYQEKLESNKEKREKALLERYLQELDPALAFPYEGSLVISSDELDVYENFGGEPLVLLNPIRIKFHCHIDYSPKLSLIHIRCQNSLELKEALHHVKLFYFEQASYHRLERSCLSLHILNLDSRSNFNIFYDREFVLSMKFLPKRIHLRAIPSTSSSVANEETLEKIRNGNVQAMKNYILASFYNVYLFIGVVFMRVKVGVPLFERLKIGENETNTNSIQDASRILLEKQTKSSFLRYLAPNYVSERILSSMESIKDESGKQVFEAFGTNPLNVVHFTLNDIHNTKKNLTAIWDKPVGRPNRWYIDSNTKDTLSITHCNLNTLSWNLYIKYGKHTHDSQAYSDFASSIIMDNKNRIYFLNTSEVFVETVIVKLKHKFYHVPSGYHLHLTRFEAHAMGQNTFIDSDTQPGIQVYRVGQDTSVLRYGLSFWDPNWDRIFAENQHRLSGSSPTYKPSLQTIFPEGIEAFISHSQSIVLQVASLANQFNGNQNIFEADNSISDSMV; via the exons ATGGCTAATTATAAAGCTTCTAGAGATGTTTCAGAAGAATCTAGGAATTCAGAGATGAAAAGTGACGCCGGTAATTTTCGTC AGGAATGCATATTGTCTTCGTTTGAGGACATATCAGATTTATTGcgtttttttcaaaaatttagcTTTGAAATCAGGAAAATAGAACGGCGCACTCTGTCCAAATTTGAACATGATCAAGCGTCTGGT AGATTGTTCTTAAATAATGAAGATAAATTGAGAGCTCGTGTTGCTTTAGACTTTTTACAATCGTTGATGGACGTCAAAAGACAGAGCCATGTTGGCAAGAGAGCTTCGAAAAGTTCTACAGAacacaagaaaaaggtcTATAATTATCAGGAAAAGCTGGaatcaaacaaagaaaaacggGAGAAAGCTCTCTTGGAAAGATATTTACAAGAGTTGGATCCTGCATTGGCTTTTCCATACGAG GGATCTCTTGTGATTTCATCTGATGAACTTGATGTTTACGAAAATTTTGGAGGAGAACCATTGGTACTTCTAAACCCAATTCGTATCAAATTTCATTGCCATATTGATTATTCTCCAAAATTATCT CTTATACATATTCGTTGTCAAAACTCTTTAGAACTCAAAGAGGCATTGCACCATGTGAAgctgttttattttgaacAGGCCTCGTACCATCGTTTGGAAAGGTCATGTCTCAGTTTGCATATCCTCAATTTGGATAGTCGCTCGAattttaatatattttatgATCGGGAATTCGTTCTTTCGATGAAGTTTCTTCCTAAGCGTATCCACTTACGAGCAATTCCttctacttcttcttctgttgCAAATGAGGAAACGTTGGAAAA GATTCGTAATGGTAATGTTCAAGCCATGAAAAATTACATTTTAGCCTCTTTTTAtaatgtttatttgtttatcgGTGTTGTTTTCATGCGAGTCAAAGTTGGTGTTCCATTGTTTGAGAGGCTTAAAATTggtgaaaatgaaactaaCACTAATTCGATACAAGACGCGTCTAGAATCTTGCTGGAGAAACAAACTAAGTCCTCCTTTCTTAGGTATTTAGCTCCTAATTATGTATCCGAGAGGATTCTTTCATCCATGGAGTCAATCAAAGATGAAAGCGGAAAGCAAGTATTTGAAGCATTCGGAACAAATCCTCTTAATGTCGTTCATTTTACATTAAATGACATTCATAATACTAAAAAGAACCTAACTGCAATTTGGGATAAACCAGTTGGACGACCTAACAGATGGTACATTGATAGCAACACGAAGGATACCCTGAGTATCACACACTGTAATTTGAACACCCTTTCTTGGAAtctttatataaaatatgGGAAACATACACATGATTCTCAGGCATACAGCGATTTTGCGTCTTCAATAATTATGGATAATAAAAATCGGATTTACTTCTTAAACACTTCTGAGGTTTTTGTCGAAACTGTGATTGTGAAGTTAAAACACAAGTTCTATCACGTACCCTCTGGTTatcatcttcatttgaCTCGCTTTGAGGCCCATGCAATGGGTCAAAATACATTTATAGATTCCGATACGCAACCCGGAATTCAAGTATATCGAGTTGGTCAAGACACTTCCGTGCTTCGCTATGGCCTGTCATTCTGGGATCCCAATTGGGATCGTATTTTTGCAGAGAATCAGCACAGATTATCTGGAAGCTCTCCTACCTATAAGCCATCCCTTCAAACAATCTTTCCAGAAGGGATTGAGGCGTTCATCTCTCATTCTCAATCTATTGTTTTACAAGTAGCCTCTCTCGCAAATCAATTCAACGGCAATCAGAACATTTTTGAGGCGGATAATTCCATTAGCGACTCTATGGTGTAG
- the mcp6 gene encoding horsetail movement protein Hrs1/Mcp6 codes for MDFEDLLQASGSPDTTCVPSSPISYIKDEKLDKCHVEKLSSNEDVDLSEKTIRFLKLQMNAKGIIDAFERDSLQSSLEIKNLKLQLEEERRLNEQFRMTTVIKLQNTNEQLKSENQHILNQNEELLVMKKEHETRHELLKQDMKALKENYKASFVRIGNLEHENSNLKTSLCNQSREARQRSKVEPESPKDWKEQFKEKIKTKRSLGHQHFRVRDVNTPEDSQRERKREREGEHVESRRINSQTDTFSPRVIETRSRILRLQESFSDLETQHDSFRNICDSLREKLKVDSSKTKQRLLKLENLLQNRSPPSYTFSLSCTHQLPHDSRTEPFTKTKHESHNEVFTPISLPFDAS; via the coding sequence atggattttgaagatttaCTGCAAGCTTCAGGTTCTCCAGACACAACGTGCGTACCATCGTCGCCAATTTCGTACATAAAAGACGAGAAACTAGATAAATGTCACGTCGAGAAACTTTCTAGCAATGAAGATGTAGACTTATCTGAAAAAACTATTCGATTTCTTAAACTACAGATGAATGCAAAGGGAATTATCGACGCGTTTGAACGCGATTCTTTACAAAGTTCATTGGAAATTAAGAATTTAAAACTACAATTGGAAGAGGAACGAAGGTTAAACGAACAATTTAGAATGACTACGGTGATTAAACTTcaaaatacaaatgaaCAGCTAAAAAGTGAAAACCAGCATATCCTAAAccaaaatgaagaattaCTGGtcatgaaaaaagaacatgaAACGAGACATGAATTACTAAAACAAGATATGAAAGCgctcaaagaaaattataaGGCATCTTTCGTGCGAATCGGGAATTTGGAGCATGAAAATTCTAATCTGAAAACTTCACTGTGTAATCAAAGTAGGGAAGCCAGGCAGAGGTCTAAAGTTGAACCGGAATCTCCCAAAGATTGGAAAGAACAgttcaaagagaaaattaaaacaaaacggTCCTTAGGTCATCAGCATTTCCGAGTACGCGATGTCAACACACCAGAAGACTCCCAacgagaaaggaaaagagaaagagaggGAGAACATGTAGAGTCTCGCAGAATCAACAGTCAAACAGACACATTCTCCCCAAGGGTTATAGAAACACGATCTCGAATCCTCCGACTTCAGGAGTCATTTTCAGATTTGGAAACTCAGCATGACTCTTTCCGGAATATTTGCGATTCCTTAAGAGAAAAGCTAAAAGTAGACTCTAGTAAAACGAAGCAAAGGCTCTTGAAACTGGaaaatcttcttcagaatcGCTCTCCTCCATCTTAcacattttctttaagttGCACACATCAGCTTCCGCACGATTCGAGAACAGAACCGTTCactaaaacaaaacatgaATCTCATAATGAAGTATTCACTCCAATCTCCCTGCCTTTCGACGCCTCATAA
- the ppr10 gene encoding mitochondrial PPR repeat protein Ppr10 — protein MFMRICNRNGLRNALFASNLLCRNVHVHARSLENKASLSTLEKLNTHPERMKFFSSIINETGSSRNIDIGDLITSKSNEDEVHDVLNQYGHDHSLLTSKFFKKATSVAEKKQSGELASRLREIAANSMMALSPESITNLLWVFIREKNSYDMMALVSFFPNELSVYMHTFRRLLLTSTRTGTNVDTCYFLAEILLPDLLKRRHTYSIAQQRELQKIYYELLLCFAYSYHTKGMKFLLPILYQENFQSINATSMDMAVTALCANHELEAAIQLTLYLAKRDFPVNYMLYQEITDRLCFENKPLLALKFFQNFYKGTHTKSTAEFLMPIAESLYKQFKSSTEIENNLSTFLKDASKPTHAIISRLIMLSALFTQDLALILRYFTNLRSKRLLTLVDYKIVFQLAFELRSLELADAISKEGKHLNQSDQFKLRENYIALQILVRKYAEAIGNLELLHKEGRPLSKQLLLFALHSVKKNGTEEDFKLLQSILKRLGYDFLSKNLDTPKAVAYRCLYY, from the coding sequence ATGTTTATGAGAATATGTAACAGAAATGGACTCCGCAATGCtctttttgcttcaaaTTTGCTTTGTAGAAATGTACATGTACATGCCCGTTCCttagaaaacaaagcttCCTTGAGCACATTGGAAAAGCTGAATACACATCCAGAACGGATGaagtttttctcttctatTATAAATGAAACAGGTTCTTCACGAAACATTGATATTGGAGACTTAATTACctcaaaaagcaatgaagatgaagtaCATGATGTTTTAAACCAATATGGTCATGATCATAGCTTACTCACTAgtaaattcttcaaaaaagcgACCTCGGTTGCcgagaaaaaacaatcgGGCGAACTTGCCTCTCGTTTGCGTGAGATTGCTGCTAATAGCATGATGGCACTGAGTCCTGAATCCATAACCAATCTTCTTTGGGTATTTATAAGAGAAAAGAACTCTTACGATATGATGGCactcgtttcttttttccctaATGAATTATCAGTATACATGCATACCTTTCGCAGACTTTTACTAACGTCTACGCGTACAGGAACAAATGTGGATACTTGTTATTTTCTGGCAGAAATATTGTTGCCAGATTTactgaaaagaagacaTACTTATTCAATTGCACAGCAGCGAGAACTCCAAAAGATTTACTACGAATTGTTGCTATGCTTTGCCTATTCTTATCATACAAAGGGGATGAAGTTCTTGCTTCCGATACTATATCaagaaaattttcaaagtattAATGCAACTTCGATGGATATGGCTGTCACGGCTCTTTGTGCAAACCATGAGCTCGAAGCAGCTATCCAACTTACGCTTTATTTGGCCAAGCGTGATTTCCCTGTCAATTATATGCTATATCAGGAGATAACGGACAGGCTATGTTTCGAAAATAAGCCTCTTCTTGCGCTCaagtttttccaaaatttttaCAAAGGCACACACACCAAGTCAACTGCAGAATTTCTGATGCCTATAGCGGAATCTCTTTACAAACAATTTAAATCATCGACAGAAATAGAGAATAACCTGTCGACGTTTCTTAAGGATGCTTCTAAACCCACTCATGCTATAATTTCCAGACTAATCATGCTTTCTGCACTTTTTACCCAAGATTTAGCACTTATATTACGCTATTTTACAAATTTACGTTCAAAGAGACTTTTGACTCTCGTTGACTACAAAATTGTTTTCCAATTGGCGTTTGAACTTCGTTCTCTTGAATTAGCTGATGCCATAAGTAAAGAAGGTAAACACCTCAACCAGTCTGATCAATTCAAATTACGAGAGAATTATATTGCTTTACAAATACTAGTCAGAAAATACGCTGAAGCTATTGGCAATTTAGAACTCCTTCacaaagaaggaaggcCTTTATCAAAGCAGTTGTTACTGTTTGCTCTACAttctgtaaaaaaaaatggaactgaagaagatttcAAATTACTTCAGTCCATATTGAAACGACTAGGTTATGATTTTTTATCGAAAAACCTGGATACTCCTAAAGCTGTTGCTTATCGTTGCTTATATTATTAG
- the cdc13 gene encoding G2/M B-type cyclin Cdc13, which yields MTTRRLTRQHILANALSNNDENNPSKHLLHSSENAIIPGKKPISTSTSNKKRHALDDVSNFHSKETSAPLASKTANVRHTNAGYPIHRPQERKDTTKVVDDEPVSKKRRQPSALNSLSSFSATHPVDIVSTQPVADFHADAHAKENEALSKKLKKDTEDRVPLQELMHQNAAVEKPELQDWDDLDAEDWADPLMVSEYVVDIFQYLNQLEIETMPSPTYMDRQRELAWKMRGILTDWIIEVHSRFRLLPETLFLAVNIIDRFLSLRVCSLGKLQLVGIAALFIASKYEEVMCPSVQNFVYMADGSYDEEDILQAERYILRVLEFNLAFPNPMNFLRRISKADFYDIQTRTVAKYLVEIALLDHRLLPYPPSQQCAAAMYLAREMLGRGVWNRNLVHYSGYEEHELISVVKKMINYLQKPVRHEAFFKKYASKKFMKASLFVRDWIKKNSMPLEDDIDEDYAYHQEQRIHHDMRDESW from the coding sequence atgaCTACTAGACGCCTTACCCGTCAGCACATTTTGGCTAACGCCTTGAGCAAcaatgatgaaaacaatCCCTCAAAACACCTTTTACATTCATCCGAAAATGCTATTATACCAGGAAAAAAACCGATCTCCACTTCTACATCTAATAAAAAGCGTCACGCTTTGGACGATGTCTCAAACTTCCATTCCAAGGAAACCAGTGCGCCACTCGCGAGCAAGACTGCAAATGTTCGGCACACCAATGCTGGTTACCCAATCCATCGCCCTCAGGAAAGAAAGGACACTACCAAAGTTGTTGATGATGAGCCTGTTTCCAAGAAACGTCGTCAACCTTCTGCCCTTAACTCTTTGTCCTCATTCTCAGCTACCCATCCTGTGGATATTGTTTCGACCCAGCCTGTGGCAGACTTTCACGCAGATGCTCATGccaaagaaaacgaagctctttcaaagaaactAAAGAAGGATACTGAAGATCGCGTTCCACTTCAGGAACTCATGCACCAGAATGCTGCTGTTGAAAAGCCAGAACTGCAAGACTGGGATGATTTGGATGCTGAAGACTGGGCTGATCCTCTTATGGTTTCTGAATATGTTGTTGATATCTTCCAGTATCTTAACCAATTAGAAATTGAAACAATGCCATCGCCCACCTATATGGATCGTCAAAGAGAACTTGCTTGGAAAATGCGTGGTATATTAACAGATTGGATCATTGAAGTGCATTCTCGTTTCCGTTTACTTCCCGAGACCCTCTTTTTGGCTGTAAACATCATTGATAGATTTTTGTCTTTGCGTGTTTGTTCTCTCGGTAAACTGCAACTAGTGGGAATTGCTGCTTTGTTCATTGCTAGTAAATATGAAGAGGTCATGTGTCCCTCTGtccaaaattttgtttatatggCTGATGGCAGTTATGATGAGGAGGACATACTTCAAGCCGAAAGGTATATATTACGCGTTTTGGAGTTTAATCTTGCGTTTCCTAATCCTATGAACTTTTTACGACGTATCTCTAAAGCTGATTTCTATGACATTCAAACAAGAACTGTTGCTAAGTATTTGGTCGAAATAGCTCTTTTGGATCATAGACTGTTACCCTATCCTCCTTCCCAACAGTGTGCAGCAGCTATGTATTTAGCCCGAGAAATGCTTGGACGTGGTGTTTGGAATCGTAATCTTGTACATTATTCTGGATACGAGGAACACGAACTTATCTCTGttgtgaagaaaatgattaaTTATTTGCAAAAGCCAGTCCGACACGAAGCTTTCTTTAAGAAGTATGCTTCTAagaaatttatgaaagcCAGCTTGTTCGTTCGTGATTGgattaaaaagaattcaatgCCGTTGGAAGATGATATCGATGAAGACTATGCGTACCATCAAGAGCAACGCATACACCATGATATGAGGGATGAAAGCTGGTAA
- the exo70 gene encoding exocyst complex subunit Exo70, producing MEVLQVIHSNLPKIKAELDTSDKNDAPITEKIQLVMRMLRVLARYFISLQSSPLHFSTKTQRKVEVALSETCSRLSVLCQKVLQTHAASSLKKASTILDLDQIWAFPTETLQQFMGLIQQFDNEVLYPISYSSDISSNYVKIKSECLVQLLKTLSSQSDAGQLNEASKDFYRGKEEVAIYLIALARILSATASELLQLYDTETSQALYQRIGKNVISTVSNIIHQREAVYEQQSALENHPLFPLIHCVKITEDYMQMNMPFEDVALLGLVSGVGKEAEKIIIASLSSLYNGYCNSSRPVALSTNGVSDIAQGIMLFLTSLCQYKDSFYLLESIGNWGWRHELAPDLQQSSTTRDLVQNYVMDCLLSYLNSVEESAKAVDTINWKKGIILLNSSVYFESACADSEVATYLDDEHFNNFSELSQKYSSMYMEVWRQCSQNMLDATYTKAKEKPNMSTKDREATKEKFRNFNEQITSIVENHKESVRFEPSVASFLLQEVRKTVLPLYQRFYDKYFTSDFTKYKEKYIRFTKAQLDSYITEAFNPSLS from the exons atggagGTTCTACAAGTGATTCACTCTAACCTCCCCAAAATTAAAGCGGAATTGGATACCTCGGATAAAAATGATGCCCCaattacagaaaaaatacaGCTTGTAATGAGAATGCTGAGAGTGCTTGCTCGCTATTTTATAAGCTTACAGTCAAGTCCACTTCATTTTTCAACCAAAACACAGCGTAAAGTCGAGGTTGCGTTAAGCGAAACATGTAGCAGACTTTCTGTTTTGTGTCAGAAAGTTTTACAGACTCATGCTGCATCTTCGTTGAAGAAGGCATCGACCATACTGGATTTGGATCAAATATGGGCATTTCCTACGGAAACTCTTCAACAGTTTATGGGGTTGATTCAACAATTTGACAATGAAGTTCTGTATCCTATTTCCTATTCCTCAGATATCAGTTCCAACTACGtcaaaattaaaagtgAGTGTTTGGTCCAGTTATTAAAAACCCTATCTTCACAATCCGATGCAGGACAATTGAATGAAGCATCGAAAGACTTCTATCgaggaaaggaagaagttGCAATTTATTTGATTGCGTTAGCTAGAATTCTTTCTGCTACAGCTTCAGAGCTACTCCAATTATATGATACAGAAACATCTCAAGCTTTATACCAGCGAATTGGAAAGAATGTTATTTCAACTGTTTCAAATATTATACATCAACGGGAAGCAGTTTATGAACAACAGTCTGCTCTCGAGAATCATCCTCTGTTTCCACTGATACATTGTGTAAAGATCACCGAGGATTACATGCAAATGAATATGCCTTTCGAGGATGTTGCTTTGCTTGGCTTAGTTTCTGGCGTCGGAAAGGAAGCggaaaaaattattattgCTTCCTTATCGAGTTTGTACAATGGCTACTGCAACAGTTCTAGGCCTGTAGCACTAAGCACCAATGGAGTTAGTGACATCGCTCAAGGTATCATGTTATTCTTAACAAGCTTATGCCAATATAAggattcattttatttattagaGAGTATTGGTAATTGGGGTTGGCGACATGAATTGGCACCGGATTTGCAGCAATCATCGACAACACGAGACTTAGTTCAAAATTATGTTATGGATTGTCTCTTATCTTATCTGAATTCTGTGGAGGAAAGCGCCAAAGCTGTAGATACAAtcaattggaaaaaggGTATAATTCTCTTGAACAGTAGTGTCTATTTCGAGTCTGCGTGTGCGGATTCCGAAGTTGCAACCTACTTGGATGACGAACATTTCAACAACTTTTCAGAATTATCCCAAAAGTACTCCAGTATGTATATGGAGGTTTGGCGTCAATGTTCCCAAAACATGTTGGACGCTACTTATACGAaggcaaaagaaaaaccaaacaTGTCTACCAAAGATAGAGAGGCAACCAAGGAGAAGTTCCGAAACTTTAATGAACAAATTACCAGTATAGTTGAGAACCACAAGGAATCCGTGCGCTTTGAGCCTTCGGTTGCCAGTTTTCTATTGCAAGAAGTGCGGAAAACAGTTCTGCCTCTGTATCAAAGATTTTATGACAA ATATTTCACGAGTGACTTTACgaaatacaaagaaaag TATATACGATTCACAAAAGCTCAGTTGGATTCATACATTACGGAAGCATTCAATCCTTCGCTATCTTGA